The following are encoded in a window of Mycobacteroides chelonae CCUG 47445 genomic DNA:
- a CDS encoding MmcQ/YjbR family DNA-binding protein, with product MGTHPIMFTEDDPGLTELRQLALALPEAAEQISWGRPVFKAGKIFAMFGGNAKGDAKGEMIAYPYSVLVKVDDSERPALLQDERFYYPAYMGPYGWLGLDFSTADVDWDEVAELLDASYRLIATKRLIKLLDQRPTVGPDR from the coding sequence ATGGGCACGCATCCCATCATGTTCACCGAGGACGATCCCGGCCTGACGGAACTTCGCCAGTTGGCACTCGCACTACCCGAGGCTGCCGAACAGATCTCCTGGGGCCGGCCCGTCTTCAAAGCCGGCAAGATCTTCGCGATGTTCGGCGGCAACGCCAAAGGAGACGCCAAGGGCGAGATGATCGCCTACCCGTATTCCGTGCTGGTCAAGGTGGATGATTCCGAGCGCCCCGCACTCCTCCAGGACGAGCGCTTCTACTACCCGGCGTACATGGGGCCCTACGGCTGGCTGGGGCTCGACTTCAGCACCGCCGATGTGGACTGGGATGAGGTCGCCGAGCTGCTCGATGCGTCCTACCGATTGATCGCCACCAAGCGGCTGATCAAGTTGCTCGATCAGCGTCCGACGGTTGGCCCTGATCGTTAG